The DNA window TTCCATCAGGATTATGTGGTGAAAAAAGGCGTCGACAGCCACGCATTGAAAGAGAAAATGCTGGCGATCCTCGACCAGCGCGGCGCGGAGTACCCGGCGGAACATAACGTCGGCCACCTGTACCCGGCCAAGCCCGATCTGCAGGCGTTCTACCGCAGCGCCGACCCGACCAACAGCTTTAATCCGGGCCTGGGCAAAACCAGCAAGCGGAAAAACTGGGCCGACAATTAACTTCGTCAGGCCTAAAAAGCAAAAGCCCCCCACGCCAGAGCGGCGTGAGGGGCAATATCAAAACAGAGTTTAGAATAACCAGGAACCATACCCCCACAGCAATACCGTTACCCCCAGCAGCAGCTCAAGCAGCAAGATGCCAATGGCAAAGGTAGAGCTGGAGAAGATAAACCCTTCTTTACTGTCGATATTCAGGAAGTGCGGGATACCCAGATTCAGCAGATAGCCCGAATAGCACAGGCCAATCACGCCGACAAACAGGCACAGCCACACGACGGGATACAGCGCCACGATACCGCTAAGGAACATTGGGGTAGCAATATAGCCGGCAAACACCATGCAGCGATGCAGACTCGGACGCACTTCATAACGCCGTGCCATCCAGTGGATCACTTTCCCCATGATCGCCACACCCGCCAACATCAGCAGGTAGAAAGCCACCGCGGTATAAGATGCGGTGAACATGTCGAGCCGGATAGCCTGTCCTTCGCCGGAGAGCCAGCCCAGTTGGGTGGTACCGATAAAGGCGCAGACAACCGGTATCAACGCCAGCAGCAGTACATGATGGGTGTAAAGGTGCGAGACGCTTTCATTCTCGCTTTTGATCTGTTCGAACTCGGTGCTTGGATGCGCCAGAAGTCCCCAAACATGACTAACCATGAGACACCTCCTCCATCGCCGTAGGTCGCGCTCGGCGAACGAATTTACCCCTCTGACGGATTGCTACCCGTACGAGGATTGCGGCCACGGGGCTCTCTCCCCTGTACTAATTATAGTCTTTCGCTGAAAAAACGTTCGGAAAGCACAGACGTGGCGACGGTTTGTTTTATAATTCCCCCCTGCGTCACCGCCGTGAGGAATGTCATGTCATCCGCCATTCGTGTTCTTCAGGCCGGTATTGTCGATGTCGATGCCGGTCAAAATGTCACCCTGGTCCAGCCCTGCAATCTGTATGGCTGCCGACTCGGCGATGGGGTGTTCGTCGGGCCCTTTGTCGAGATCCAAAAAAACGTCAGCATTGGCGCCCGCAGCAAAATTCAGTCACACAGTTTTATCTGTGAATATGTCACTATTGGCGCGGACTGCTTTATCGGCCACAACGTCACCTTTGCCAACGATCTGTTTAAAGATGGCGCGCCCAATGCCGATGCCAGCAGTTGGGGCCGCACGCAAATTGGCGATGGTGTTTCCATCGGCTCCGGCGCCACGGTGCTGGCGGTGGAAATTTGCAGCGGTGCGGTGATCGGTGCCGGTTCGGTGGTCACCAAAAATATCACCCGTAAAGGGATCTATGCCGGTAACCCGGCGCGTTTGCTGAGGGAGCTTGCACCATGAGCCAGGCGATCCAAATTGCCCCGGTCAGCCGTTTACCCGACGGCTACCTGACCAGTTGCGACTTTAGCTTTCACATCGCCCACTACGCCCAGCCGGTTTTTGATGCGCCGGTCGACAGTTGGCCATTGCTGCCGGTTACCCCCTTTCGCAAGAACTACCCGCTGGCCCCGTTCGTCAACGATGAAAGCGACACCTTTCTGGCCCGTTATCGCGGCGAGCCGGTCGGCCATATCACACTAAGCAATAACTGGAA is part of the Serratia quinivorans genome and encodes:
- the yohC gene encoding Inner membrane protein yohC, which codes for MVSHVWGLLAHPSTEFEQIKSENESVSHLYTHHVLLLALIPVVCAFIGTTQLGWLSGEGQAIRLDMFTASYTAVAFYLLMLAGVAIMGKVIHWMARRYEVRPSLHRCMVFAGYIATPMFLSGIVALYPVVWLCLFVGVIGLCYSGYLLNLGIPHFLNIDSKEGFIFSSSTFAIGILLLELLLGVTVLLWGYGSWLF
- the glmU_1 gene encoding Bifunctional protein GlmU encodes the protein MSSAIRVLQAGIVDVDAGQNVTLVQPCNLYGCRLGDGVFVGPFVEIQKNVSIGARSKIQSHSFICEYVTIGADCFIGHNVTFANDLFKDGAPNADASSWGRTQIGDGVSIGSGATVLAVEICSGAVIGAGSVVTKNITRKGIYAGNPARLLRELAP